In Flagellatimonas centrodinii, a single window of DNA contains:
- the gspM gene encoding type II secretion system protein GspM, translating to MKNALAPLLDALARLAPRERVMVIAAAIVVTLTVIYLALWEPLVQSRAREATNLESARALANRLEVIGAQVAAQRGSAPAAVASRNLSLLAAVDQAARAGTLGKPPVRLQPEGDNEVRVWLERTAFDGVVRWVHELDRQHGIVVSTADIERLSEPGLVDARLTLVRP from the coding sequence ATGAAGAACGCCCTAGCGCCCCTGTTAGACGCCCTGGCACGACTCGCGCCCCGCGAGCGGGTCATGGTGATCGCTGCCGCCATCGTGGTGACACTGACGGTGATCTACCTGGCCCTGTGGGAGCCGCTGGTGCAGTCCCGCGCCCGTGAGGCGACCAACCTCGAAAGCGCCCGGGCACTGGCCAACCGACTGGAAGTGATCGGCGCTCAGGTCGCGGCACAACGGGGCAGCGCACCGGCGGCCGTCGCCAGCCGCAACCTGTCGCTTTTGGCGGCCGTGGATCAGGCCGCGCGAGCCGGCACCCTCGGCAAGCCACCCGTCCGGCTGCAGCCCGAGGGCGACAACGAAGTGCGGGTCTGGCTCGAACGTACCGCCTTCGACGGCGTGGTCCGCTGGGTGCATGAACTGGACCGGCAGCACGGCATCGTGGTCAGCACCGCCGACATCGAACGCCTGAGTGAACCCGGGCTGGTCGATGCCCGCCTGACCCTGGTGCGCCCATGA
- the gspL gene encoding type II secretion system protein GspL, giving the protein MRETLYLRLRSTDADAATEYCVAPEDARLSWPVERAPLRDVLRQAAGRHVVVLVPGDDVRLERLALPVKQAAKAALAAPFALEESLADEVDTLHFAVGNRQTDGSFPVAVARLSLMEGWLAPLRAAGIRPKALIAETLCLPMPDDQWWYGLVEGDRVLVRHQPWASFSSYAEDLPLLLDLADGERRKGLRLIVSTAAPDFTPLERSIELRSGFRYGLEALLPQLAESEPLNLLQGRYSQQADYQRLWRPWRVPAALTASLLALVVAEYGVATWRLGHQAAAQDARNVTRFQQLFPGETRIVDLGAQAEQQLQLASQRQRGGGLLPLTAVLEQALRAVDGLQLQGLQYREGAVFASLTGNALAQLEALRGQFANRGDVTLEVQSANSGSDGVQIRIRIAPV; this is encoded by the coding sequence GTGCGCGAAACGCTTTATCTCCGCCTGCGATCCACCGATGCAGACGCCGCCACCGAGTACTGCGTGGCGCCAGAGGATGCACGCCTGTCATGGCCGGTCGAGCGCGCACCGTTGCGCGACGTCCTGCGCCAGGCGGCCGGTCGGCATGTGGTGGTGCTGGTTCCCGGCGACGACGTCCGTCTCGAACGCCTGGCACTGCCGGTCAAACAGGCAGCCAAGGCGGCGCTGGCAGCGCCGTTCGCGCTCGAAGAGTCGCTGGCCGATGAAGTCGACACCCTGCACTTTGCGGTCGGCAACCGTCAGACCGACGGCAGCTTTCCAGTGGCGGTCGCGCGGCTCAGCCTGATGGAGGGCTGGCTGGCACCGCTGCGTGCAGCCGGCATTCGGCCGAAGGCGCTGATCGCCGAAACCCTCTGCCTGCCGATGCCCGACGATCAGTGGTGGTACGGCCTGGTCGAAGGTGATCGGGTGCTGGTGCGCCATCAGCCCTGGGCTTCGTTTTCGAGCTATGCCGAGGACCTGCCCCTGCTGCTCGACCTCGCCGATGGTGAGCGCCGCAAGGGCCTGCGTCTGATCGTATCGACTGCCGCGCCCGACTTCACACCGCTGGAGCGCAGCATCGAACTGCGGTCCGGCTTCCGATACGGCCTTGAGGCCCTGCTGCCACAACTGGCGGAATCCGAACCGCTGAACCTACTGCAGGGCCGCTATTCCCAACAGGCGGACTATCAGCGCCTGTGGCGCCCGTGGCGGGTACCGGCGGCACTCACCGCCTCTCTGCTGGCGCTGGTGGTGGCGGAATATGGCGTCGCGACCTGGCGCCTGGGGCATCAAGCTGCAGCGCAGGACGCCCGCAATGTCACCCGGTTTCAGCAGCTGTTCCCTGGCGAAACCCGCATCGTCGACCTCGGCGCCCAGGCCGAACAGCAACTGCAGCTGGCAAGCCAGCGGCAACGCGGGGGTGGCCTGCTGCCCCTGACCGCGGTCCTGGAGCAGGCGCTGCGAGCGGTCGATGGCCTGCAACTACAGGGGCTGCAGTATCGCGAGGGCGCCGTCTTCGCCAGCCTCACCGGGAACGCCCTCGCCCAGCTCGAGGCCCTGCGCGGGCAGTTCGCCAACCGCGGCGACGTCACCCTCGAAGTGCAGTCGGCCAACTCTGGCAGTGACGGCGTGCAGATCCGCATCCGCATCGCACCGGTCTGA
- the gspK gene encoding type II secretion system minor pseudopilin GspK — protein sequence MNGHRQRGVALITAILIVAIATIAATAMVSSGNIAIHRSATLQDSEKGWWYAEGVEQWVMTILERDREANEVDSLDEPWAQPVDYLPVDEGVLRGRVVDLQGRFNLNNLGTADTAAFERYRNHFERLFRFVEAGDNFQARAIAAGIRDWIDPDQEPTGFDGAEDNEYLGLEQPYRAANQPMASVSELLLVKGVTPDIYRALAPYVAALPIINSAINVNTAPEPVLLTLAEDAGPELQGFLEAREDQPAQDLASVQTLFPATSPPIDIQSRYFRLESEALIGSSRVGLYSLIFRPGPSGALLLGRSTDAD from the coding sequence ATGAACGGTCATCGCCAGCGGGGCGTGGCGCTGATCACTGCCATCCTCATCGTCGCCATCGCCACCATCGCCGCCACCGCCATGGTCAGCAGCGGCAACATCGCCATTCACCGGTCGGCAACATTGCAGGATTCCGAGAAGGGCTGGTGGTATGCGGAAGGGGTCGAGCAATGGGTGATGACCATTCTCGAGCGTGACCGCGAAGCCAATGAAGTCGACTCGCTCGACGAACCGTGGGCGCAGCCGGTGGACTATCTCCCGGTCGACGAGGGGGTGTTGCGCGGCCGTGTGGTCGACCTGCAGGGGCGCTTCAACCTCAACAACCTCGGCACTGCCGACACCGCCGCCTTCGAGCGCTACCGCAACCATTTCGAACGCCTGTTCCGCTTTGTCGAGGCTGGCGACAACTTTCAGGCGCGAGCGATTGCCGCCGGCATCCGTGACTGGATCGACCCCGACCAGGAGCCGACCGGCTTCGACGGCGCCGAAGACAATGAATACCTCGGCCTGGAACAGCCCTATCGCGCCGCCAACCAGCCGATGGCGAGTGTCAGCGAACTGCTGCTGGTCAAGGGCGTGACCCCGGATATCTACCGTGCACTGGCGCCCTACGTCGCCGCGCTGCCGATCATCAACTCGGCCATCAACGTCAATACCGCCCCCGAACCGGTGCTGCTGACGCTTGCCGAGGATGCCGGGCCGGAGCTGCAGGGCTTTCTCGAAGCGCGCGAAGACCAACCGGCGCAGGACCTCGCCAGCGTGCAGACCCTGTTCCCGGCCACCAGCCCGCCGATCGACATCCAGAGCCGTTACTTCCGTCTCGAAAGTGAAGCCCTGATAGGCAGTAGTCGGGTCGGACTGTATAGTCTGATTTTTCGGCCCGGCCCCAGCGGCGCGCTGCTGCTGGGACGAAGTACCGATGCCGACTAG
- the gspJ gene encoding type II secretion system minor pseudopilin GspJ, whose product MNGAQRGFTLLELIVVLLVFAVMSVMAYGGLRSVLTARVDVEAAMDRTARYQRTFRKVRDDLQQVRARPVRDGFGDLQPPLMSVGGEGLLFTRGGWRNPLLAPRASLERVRYRLADRTLYRDSWRVLDRAQDSAVVELPLLERVDVLRWRFLDEAREWQDEWPPERDGVPGMIELQLETEDWGLLRWRFRPGLSPQAAAVLTGAAGTAAEVTDGEPAAESVAPTVDNDGNTPTVPAL is encoded by the coding sequence GTGAACGGTGCACAGCGCGGGTTCACGCTGCTCGAGCTGATTGTGGTGCTGCTGGTGTTCGCCGTCATGTCGGTGATGGCCTATGGCGGATTGCGCAGCGTGCTCACCGCACGGGTCGACGTCGAAGCGGCGATGGACCGCACGGCCCGCTACCAACGCACATTCCGCAAAGTCCGCGACGACCTTCAGCAAGTCCGCGCACGACCGGTCCGCGATGGCTTCGGCGACCTTCAGCCGCCGCTGATGTCGGTCGGCGGCGAGGGCCTTCTGTTCACTCGCGGCGGCTGGCGGAACCCCTTGCTGGCGCCGCGGGCATCGCTGGAGCGGGTGCGCTACCGCCTGGCCGATCGCACCCTGTACCGCGACAGCTGGCGGGTCCTCGACCGGGCGCAGGACTCCGCCGTCGTCGAACTGCCGCTGCTGGAGCGGGTCGACGTGCTGCGCTGGCGCTTCCTCGACGAGGCCCGCGAGTGGCAGGACGAATGGCCGCCGGAGCGGGACGGGGTACCCGGCATGATCGAACTGCAGTTGGAAACCGAAGACTGGGGCCTGCTGCGCTGGCGCTTCCGGCCCGGCCTGTCGCCTCAGGCCGCTGCTGTCCTGACCGGGGCCGCAGGCACCGCTGCAGAGGTCACGGATGGTGAACCGGCAGCGGAGAGCGTCGCACCCACCGTCGACAACGATGGCAACACCCCGACGGTGCCCGCCTTATGA
- the gspI gene encoding type II secretion system minor pseudopilin GspI, which translates to MKRPRGFTLVEVLVAVAILAIAMGAIISGMARYADNAGYLRDKTLAMWVAHNRLTDLMAQPTWPGTGRSNGTEDMGGIDWRWSAEVKETPDDRLRRIDVSVAREDRQDASLASVSAFLRDPRSGGTP; encoded by the coding sequence ATGAAGCGCCCCCGCGGGTTCACCCTGGTTGAAGTGTTGGTGGCGGTGGCCATTCTGGCCATCGCCATGGGCGCCATCATCAGCGGCATGGCGCGCTATGCCGACAACGCCGGCTACCTGCGCGACAAGACACTGGCGATGTGGGTGGCGCACAACCGTCTCACCGATCTCATGGCCCAGCCCACCTGGCCCGGCACCGGCCGCAGCAACGGCACCGAGGACATGGGCGGCATCGACTGGCGCTGGTCTGCTGAGGTCAAGGAGACCCCGGACGATCGGCTGCGCCGCATTGATGTCAGCGTGGCGCGGGAGGATCGTCAGGATGCCAGTCTTGCCAGTGTCTCTGCCTTCCTGCGTGACCCCCGCAGTGGTGGCACGCCGTGA
- the gspH gene encoding type II secretion system minor pseudopilin GspH, translated as MRIPTPGHIRASQRGFTLLEILVVVLIIGVIINFAVLSVGDRAQGDTLDNESRRLERLMVLAQEEAELQGLLIGFRHTDRAIQWVMLSGDGRWMPYVESGPLRSRPITEPVEMTLRVEGRVMPPAQSDLKPDASMDPQGLFLSSGEATPMVIDLSVPGLDAVYRIEVDALGRVQRRRADDDV; from the coding sequence GTGCGCATCCCCACCCCCGGCCACATCCGCGCCAGCCAACGCGGCTTCACGCTGCTGGAGATTCTGGTGGTGGTGCTGATCATCGGCGTCATCATCAACTTCGCCGTGTTGTCGGTGGGCGACCGTGCCCAGGGCGATACCCTCGACAATGAATCCCGGCGGTTGGAGCGGCTGATGGTGCTGGCGCAGGAGGAGGCCGAGCTGCAGGGTCTGCTGATCGGCTTCCGCCATACCGACCGCGCCATCCAGTGGGTGATGCTGTCGGGTGATGGCCGCTGGATGCCGTACGTCGAGTCGGGCCCCCTGCGCTCGCGGCCGATCACCGAGCCGGTGGAAATGACGCTGCGAGTCGAGGGGCGCGTCATGCCACCGGCGCAGAGCGACCTCAAGCCCGATGCATCGATGGACCCCCAGGGCCTGTTTCTGTCCAGTGGCGAGGCGACGCCGATGGTCATCGACCTCAGCGTGCCCGGTCTCGATGCCGTCTACCGGATTGAGGTGGATGCGCTTGGCCGGGTGCAGCGCCGTCGTGCTGACGACGACGTTTGA
- the gspG gene encoding type II secretion system major pseudopilin GspG — MPQLNARRSRGFTLIEIMVVVVILGILAAVVVPRIMDRPDDARIAKARQDIRVLESSLNLYKLDNFNYPSTQQGLDALVSQPSGEPQARNWKSGGYVKSLPKDPWGNDYQYLNPGVKGEFDIFSLGADNRPGGEGAAADIGNWNIE; from the coding sequence ATGCCCCAGTTGAACGCTCGCCGCAGCCGCGGCTTCACGCTGATCGAGATCATGGTGGTGGTGGTCATCCTCGGCATTCTCGCCGCGGTTGTGGTGCCGCGCATCATGGACCGGCCCGACGATGCCCGCATCGCCAAGGCCCGGCAGGACATCCGGGTGCTGGAATCCTCGCTGAATCTCTACAAGCTCGACAACTTCAACTACCCGAGCACCCAGCAGGGCCTGGATGCCCTGGTCAGTCAGCCCTCGGGCGAACCGCAGGCCCGCAACTGGAAGAGCGGCGGCTACGTCAAATCGCTGCCGAAAGATCCCTGGGGCAACGACTATCAGTACCTCAACCCGGGCGTGAAGGGCGAGTTCGATATCTTCTCTCTTGGCGCCGACAACCGCCCGGGGGGTGAAGGCGCGGCCGCCGACATCGGCAACTGGAACATCGAATAG
- the rrtA gene encoding rhombosortase yields the protein MMVLQLAPVAWADLLVWQRGAIEAGQWWRLWTGQLLHLSAWHLILNGLGLMVFMLLCPVRWGWQGWTVRGLWLGAAVGLGLLWWVPSLHRYVGLSGLLHGLFVLGLWPQARQRDGVAIACLLYLVAKLGYEVIAGAPVSDEVLIGGRVITQSHLFGALGAVIFLSGCEALTRLRAAVNVSAPDTSNDEK from the coding sequence ATGATGGTGCTGCAACTGGCCCCGGTGGCCTGGGCCGATCTCCTGGTGTGGCAGCGGGGCGCCATCGAGGCCGGGCAATGGTGGCGGCTGTGGACCGGCCAACTGCTGCACCTCAGCGCCTGGCACCTGATCCTGAATGGACTCGGTCTGATGGTCTTCATGCTGCTGTGTCCGGTGCGTTGGGGCTGGCAGGGCTGGACCGTGCGCGGCCTGTGGCTGGGCGCTGCCGTCGGCCTCGGGCTGCTCTGGTGGGTGCCATCCTTGCACCGCTACGTCGGGTTATCCGGATTACTGCATGGATTGTTCGTGCTAGGGCTGTGGCCCCAGGCCCGGCAGCGTGACGGTGTGGCGATCGCCTGCCTTCTGTATCTGGTGGCCAAGCTGGGGTATGAGGTGATCGCGGGTGCGCCGGTGTCGGATGAAGTACTGATTGGCGGGCGGGTAATCACTCAATCCCACCTGTTCGGGGCCCTCGGGGCTGTCATATTTTTGTCTGGTTGTGAAGCCTTGACGCGACTGCGTGCTGCGGTCAATGTCTCGGCCCCCGATACATCGAACGACGAAAAATGA
- the fabD gene encoding ACP S-malonyltransferase — MTYAMLFPGQGSQSVGMLQSLPYPEIRQTFEAASDALGWDLTGLVRDGPETQLNQTARTQPALLAAGIALWRVWQQASPPAPAALAGHSLGEYTALVAAGALDFADALRLVALRGELMQNAVPEGEGGMIAVIGLDDAAVEALCADCPVDAVLSPVNYNAPGQVVVAGAQTALAWLEANGKAAGARMLVRLPVSVPSHCALMRGAAERLAERLAETAIGACHIPVIHNVDGRPRSDAAAVREALAAQLYQPVRWTASIGHLRDIGIQRYIECGPGKVLAGLNKRIVKGVDVYALEEQGALDAARAAIGVATA, encoded by the coding sequence ATGACTTACGCAATGCTCTTTCCGGGGCAGGGCTCGCAGTCCGTCGGCATGCTGCAGTCGCTGCCGTATCCCGAGATCCGGCAGACCTTCGAAGCAGCCTCGGACGCGTTGGGTTGGGACCTGACAGGGCTGGTGCGAGACGGCCCGGAGACACAGCTGAACCAGACCGCCCGCACCCAGCCAGCACTACTGGCAGCCGGAATCGCCCTTTGGCGGGTCTGGCAGCAGGCGTCACCGCCTGCGCCGGCCGCGCTGGCCGGTCACAGCCTCGGCGAGTACACCGCGCTGGTCGCGGCCGGCGCGCTCGATTTTGCCGATGCATTGCGGTTGGTGGCGCTGCGCGGCGAGCTGATGCAGAACGCAGTGCCGGAAGGCGAGGGCGGCATGATCGCGGTGATCGGTCTCGACGATGCCGCTGTTGAGGCCTTGTGTGCGGACTGCCCGGTGGATGCCGTGTTGTCGCCGGTCAACTACAACGCCCCGGGCCAGGTGGTGGTGGCCGGGGCGCAGACCGCGTTGGCCTGGCTTGAAGCCAACGGCAAGGCGGCCGGTGCCCGCATGCTGGTCCGCCTGCCGGTGTCGGTCCCGTCGCACTGTGCCTTGATGCGGGGCGCCGCCGAGCGGCTGGCCGAACGGCTGGCGGAGACGGCTATCGGGGCTTGCCATATTCCCGTCATCCACAATGTGGATGGTCGGCCCCGAAGCGACGCGGCGGCCGTGCGTGAGGCGCTGGCCGCGCAGTTGTACCAGCCGGTCCGCTGGACCGCCTCGATCGGCCACCTGCGGGACATCGGCATACAGCGGTATATAGAATGTGGCCCCGGCAAGGTTCTTGCCGGATTGAACAAGCGCATCGTCAAGGGTGTCGACGTATATGCGCTGGAAGAACAAGGCGCCCTGGACGCCGCCCGCGCCGCGATCGGTGTGGCGACGGCCTGA
- the fabG gene encoding 3-oxoacyl-ACP reductase FabG encodes MTAIARFAGETALVTGASRGIGRAIALRLAAEGVTVTGTATSAAGAEAIDAALAPHGGRGRVLDVRDAAGIETLLADIGTPGILVNNAGVTRDQLLMRMKDEDWNDVIDTDLSSVFRLSRAVLKGMMKARHGRIISIGSVVGARGNPGQANYCAAKAGLVGFSKSLAQEIGSRNITVNVVAPGFIDTDMTAGLPDDARTRLLQGVPAGRLGSPEDIAAAVAFLASREAGYITGETLHVNGGLHMA; translated from the coding sequence ATGACAGCAATTGCCCGATTTGCCGGCGAGACGGCACTGGTTACGGGTGCGAGTCGCGGCATCGGCCGGGCCATCGCGCTGCGACTTGCGGCCGAAGGCGTGACCGTGACCGGGACCGCTACCAGTGCCGCGGGAGCCGAGGCCATTGATGCCGCGCTAGCGCCTCATGGCGGTCGTGGACGGGTGCTGGATGTGCGCGATGCCGCCGGCATCGAGACGCTGCTGGCCGACATCGGCACGCCCGGCATCCTCGTCAACAATGCGGGGGTGACCCGTGATCAGCTGTTGATGCGGATGAAGGATGAAGACTGGAACGATGTCATCGACACTGATCTCAGCAGTGTTTTCCGGCTGTCACGAGCCGTTCTGAAAGGCATGATGAAGGCACGTCATGGCCGCATAATCAGTATCGGTTCGGTCGTGGGCGCCCGTGGCAACCCCGGGCAGGCCAACTACTGTGCAGCCAAGGCCGGCCTCGTCGGGTTCTCGAAATCGCTGGCGCAGGAGATCGGCTCGCGCAACATTACGGTCAATGTCGTGGCGCCGGGCTTCATTGATACCGACATGACCGCCGGGCTTCCCGACGACGCGCGCACCCGCCTGTTGCAGGGGGTGCCTGCCGGGCGTCTCGGCAGCCCCGAAGATATTGCCGCCGCCGTGGCGTTTCTGGCCTCCCGTGAGGCCGGCTACATCACCGGCGAAACCCTCCATGTGAATGGGGGGCTGCATATGGCCTAG
- the acpP gene encoding acyl carrier protein codes for MSSLEEKVKKIIAEQLSVAEDQITPEASFVEDLGADSLDTVELVMALEEEFEIDIPDEEAEKIVTFQDVLNYIRTHAPQNG; via the coding sequence ATGAGCAGTCTCGAAGAGAAAGTCAAGAAGATCATCGCGGAGCAGCTTTCCGTGGCCGAAGACCAGATCACCCCGGAAGCTTCGTTCGTGGAAGATCTCGGTGCCGATTCTCTTGACACCGTGGAACTGGTGATGGCGCTCGAAGAGGAGTTCGAGATCGACATCCCCGATGAAGAAGCGGAAAAGATCGTCACCTTCCAGGACGTTCTCAACTACATCCGTACGCACGCGCCGCAAAACGGCTGA